A genomic segment from Geitlerinema sp. PCC 7407 encodes:
- a CDS encoding cation:proton antiporter: MIMAIMLIAPLVFERLRMPGIVGLILAGVLVGPSGLGVLERDSTIVLLGTVGLLFLMFLAGLETSLDDLKYNADKAVIFGLATFALPMVIGTGAMLLMGYSVLASILVASCFASHTLLALPILTRLGIMRAQAVTATLGATLITNVLALLVLAVVVRANQGNLTLGFWLTLIPSLAIYTFATLWGVPRLGRWFFRRFGHDEGAEFTFVVATLFVVSYIASLIGVEPIVGAFLAGIAIAQIVPQLSPLMNRIQFIGNTLFVPIFLISVGMLVDPLILIKQPQALAIAGVMIGAEVISKFAAAWGPGKFFGFKFPSIMVMFGLSVAQAASTLAAITVAFDIKLVDQATVNGTIAMILVTCVASPWITDRWGRQLKPERSTPVSSSTLPLGDRVLVPVANPSTEDNLLNLALILAKVAQGTLLPLHILQDRGDNLSEADRIRQTQLLTTAETLAHAAVTQVETIGRVDSSIEQGILHSAQERNASLIICGWKGYSNYRENFFGSVIDKVVSRASVPVLISRFCQPLQNTTRIFLAIAEPVEPSPVLRQTLSLAKTLSTELKAPLHIVFAQTQSVREHRDLEDFGLESDTPIQRVRGNAVSRLVKILRTDDLLILTASTQANFMGVHALGAEPEAIARRRPDVSVMVLHYPATERSALSSVLNA; the protein is encoded by the coding sequence ATGATCATGGCGATCATGCTGATCGCCCCCTTGGTGTTTGAGCGGCTCCGGATGCCCGGGATTGTGGGCCTGATTCTGGCCGGGGTTCTGGTCGGGCCGTCAGGCCTAGGCGTCCTCGAGCGCGACAGCACTATCGTTCTGCTAGGCACCGTTGGCCTGCTGTTTTTGATGTTTTTGGCCGGCCTAGAGACCAGCCTGGACGACCTCAAATACAACGCCGACAAGGCCGTCATTTTCGGGCTGGCCACCTTTGCTCTGCCCATGGTGATCGGGACAGGGGCCATGCTCCTGATGGGCTACAGCGTTTTGGCATCCATCTTGGTCGCCTCCTGTTTCGCCTCCCACACGCTGCTGGCGCTGCCCATTCTAACGCGGCTCGGCATCATGCGAGCCCAAGCCGTGACGGCTACCCTGGGCGCGACCTTGATCACCAACGTGCTGGCGCTGCTGGTGCTGGCGGTGGTGGTGCGAGCCAACCAGGGCAACCTCACCTTGGGCTTCTGGCTGACGTTGATTCCGTCCCTGGCGATCTATACCTTTGCAACGCTGTGGGGCGTGCCGCGACTGGGGCGGTGGTTTTTTCGGCGCTTCGGCCACGATGAGGGGGCGGAGTTTACCTTTGTGGTGGCGACGCTGTTTGTGGTGTCTTACATTGCGAGTCTGATCGGGGTGGAGCCCATTGTGGGAGCGTTTTTGGCGGGGATTGCCATCGCCCAGATCGTGCCCCAGCTCAGCCCGCTGATGAATCGGATTCAGTTCATTGGCAATACGCTGTTTGTGCCGATTTTCTTGATTTCGGTGGGGATGCTGGTGGACCCGCTGATTTTGATCAAGCAGCCCCAGGCCCTGGCGATCGCAGGGGTGATGATCGGGGCAGAGGTGATCAGCAAGTTTGCGGCGGCGTGGGGACCGGGCAAGTTTTTTGGCTTCAAGTTTCCCAGCATCATGGTGATGTTTGGACTGTCGGTGGCCCAGGCGGCTTCGACCCTGGCGGCGATCACGGTGGCCTTTGACATCAAGCTGGTGGACCAAGCAACGGTGAACGGCACGATCGCAATGATTTTGGTGACTTGCGTGGCTTCGCCCTGGATCACCGATCGCTGGGGTCGCCAGCTCAAGCCCGAAAGATCAACTCCCGTGAGCAGCAGTACGCTGCCGCTGGGCGATCGCGTGCTGGTGCCAGTCGCGAATCCCAGCACCGAGGACAATTTGCTCAATCTGGCCCTGATCTTGGCGAAGGTAGCCCAGGGGACGCTGCTGCCTCTGCACATTCTCCAAGATCGCGGCGACAATCTCAGTGAGGCAGACCGGATTCGCCAGACGCAGCTGCTGACGACGGCCGAAACCCTGGCCCACGCGGCGGTCACCCAGGTCGAAACCATTGGCCGGGTCGACAGCTCTATCGAGCAGGGCATTTTGCACAGCGCCCAAGAGCGCAACGCCAGCCTGATTATCTGCGGCTGGAAGGGCTACTCGAACTATCGAGAAAATTTCTTTGGCAGCGTGATCGACAAGGTGGTGAGCCGCGCGAGTGTGCCGGTGCTGATCAGCCGCTTTTGTCAGCCGCTGCAAAACACGACGCGAATTTTCTTGGCGATCGCCGAGCCGGTCGAGCCGTCACCAGTCCTGCGGCAGACGCTGTCCCTAGCCAAGACCCTCTCGACAGAGCTCAAGGCCCCCTTACACATCGTCTTTGCTCAAACCCAGTCGGTGCGAGAGCACCGCGATCTAGAGGACTTTGGGCTGGAGAGCGACACCCCAATCCAGCGGGTGCGGGGCAATGCGGTTAGCCGGCTGGTAAAAATACTGCGCACCGATGACTTGCTGATTTTGACGGCCAGCACCCAGGCGAATTTTATGGGGGTTCACGCGCTGGGGGCGGAGCCGGAGGCGATCGCGCGGCGGCGGCCCGATGTGTCGGTGATGGTGCTGCACTATCCGGCGACGGAGCGCAGCGCCCTGTCCTCGGTTCTGAATGCGTGA
- a CDS encoding tetratricopeptide repeat protein: protein MYKYLLPLGVLAVTGAPVVAAPQPAALVAQASSDQELRDLLKQGRELVQSGDLTGALAAYERAATLSQDNPRIFSGIGYVQARQGNYAASAEAYRRAIALDNKNADFYYALGFALANQEDYRGASDAYRRSAQLDPKNINAHLGLGTVLYRQGDPAGALQAYRQVTSLDAKNWQAYESIGSIYLQQDRPQDALRSFQQALAIAPNSGNVHLKLGVTQLLMGNTQAGIASLERAAELEPRNAEVHLQVGKVLQAQGQNEAALNSLRRAVALQPNLAEAQAAIGEVYINQEDYLRAIVAYRRLLEITPNNPTAYYQLGVALKGRDRPQEAKEAFNRARDLFRQANDAEGLQKAESALDGLN, encoded by the coding sequence GTGTATAAATATCTTCTCCCCCTCGGTGTTTTGGCTGTGACCGGTGCGCCCGTGGTGGCAGCCCCCCAACCAGCCGCCCTCGTGGCGCAAGCTAGCTCTGATCAGGAGCTGCGCGATCTCCTCAAGCAAGGACGAGAATTAGTCCAATCCGGGGACCTGACAGGAGCGCTGGCCGCCTACGAGCGCGCCGCCACCCTGTCCCAGGACAATCCCCGCATCTTCTCTGGGATTGGCTATGTGCAGGCGCGTCAGGGCAACTATGCTGCTTCGGCAGAGGCCTATCGGCGGGCGATCGCCCTCGACAACAAAAACGCCGATTTCTACTACGCCCTCGGGTTTGCCCTGGCCAACCAGGAAGACTATCGCGGAGCCAGCGACGCCTATCGGCGATCTGCCCAGCTCGATCCCAAAAACATTAATGCCCACCTCGGCCTAGGAACGGTCCTCTATCGCCAAGGAGATCCCGCAGGCGCCCTTCAGGCCTATCGCCAGGTCACCAGCCTCGACGCCAAAAACTGGCAGGCCTACGAGTCCATTGGCTCGATCTATTTGCAGCAGGATCGTCCCCAGGATGCGCTGCGCTCGTTCCAGCAGGCCTTGGCGATCGCCCCCAATAGCGGCAACGTCCACCTCAAGCTTGGCGTCACCCAGCTTCTGATGGGCAATACCCAAGCGGGCATCGCCTCTCTTGAGCGCGCCGCTGAGCTAGAGCCCCGCAATGCCGAGGTGCATCTGCAAGTGGGTAAAGTCCTCCAGGCCCAGGGCCAAAATGAAGCGGCCCTCAACTCGCTGCGGCGCGCCGTGGCCCTGCAGCCAAACTTGGCCGAGGCCCAAGCCGCGATCGGCGAGGTGTACATCAACCAAGAAGACTACCTCCGGGCGATCGTCGCCTACCGACGGCTGCTGGAAATTACCCCCAACAATCCCACGGCCTACTACCAGCTCGGCGTCGCCCTCAAAGGCCGCGATCGCCCCCAAGAAGCCAAAGAAGCCTTTAACCGGGCGCGGGATCTGTTCCGTCAGGCCAACGACGCAGAAGGCTTGCAGAAAGCCGAAAGTGCCCTAGACGGCCTGAATTAA
- a CDS encoding glycosyltransferase family 39 protein, with the protein MKISLDRPIHRFFQSWERHPTALWSFSVLWLVGIGFVAFFLKLGSIGLVDETEPLFAEASRQMTVTGDWITPYFNEETRFDKPPLVYWFQAIAYTVLGVNEWAVRLPSAIAAFGLMAFGFYVLRRFGYPNPRLGKEEAADATAAPLYTRPLWLSAWIGSALIALAPETIAWARVGVSDMLLSGCMGTALLAFFVGYAQPERPQVQRGWFLAFYLLIALAVLTKGPVGIVLPGLIVLAFVAYMGTWRVLREMGLIWGLPLVLGLVLPWYIAVIAANGEAYIDSFFGYHNLERFTSVVNNHSAPWYFYFIVVGWGFAPWSIFLPVAIARLRFWKRSQWVLQPRHTHLGMFALFWFAGIFGFFTIAVTKLPSYVLPLMPAAAILVGLLWSERMIAPPVSASRDAAGDSEPAPQSGHRWGFLVSAWLNILVMGLLAGGLGYGQTVVDQIKDPAMPNFPILLQRSGLVTLGCGLWAIAALVGIFLLWRRQGRWLWSVNLAGLVLFILLVLLPVATLFDTERQQPLRQLSETVVQLRQPNEELVMVGFKKPSVVFYTRSPVKYFARTQSALEYLAQTAAPPGSSDTVLVLAYPERMRQLGLRVGDYQELDRAGAYQLGRVPKSRFRS; encoded by the coding sequence ATGAAAATTAGCCTTGATCGTCCAATTCATCGATTTTTTCAGTCTTGGGAGCGCCATCCCACGGCCCTCTGGAGCTTTTCGGTTCTGTGGCTCGTTGGGATAGGCTTTGTGGCCTTTTTTCTGAAGCTCGGCAGCATTGGCTTGGTGGACGAAACGGAGCCGCTATTTGCGGAGGCGTCTCGCCAAATGACAGTGACGGGCGACTGGATCACGCCGTACTTTAACGAGGAGACGCGCTTTGATAAGCCGCCCTTGGTGTACTGGTTTCAGGCGATCGCCTACACCGTGCTCGGGGTCAATGAGTGGGCCGTCCGCCTGCCGTCGGCGATCGCGGCCTTTGGGCTGATGGCCTTTGGCTTCTACGTCCTGCGCCGCTTCGGCTATCCCAATCCTCGCCTGGGCAAAGAGGAGGCGGCCGACGCCACGGCGGCCCCGCTCTACACCCGTCCCCTCTGGCTCTCCGCCTGGATCGGCAGCGCCCTGATCGCCCTCGCACCCGAGACGATCGCCTGGGCCCGGGTGGGCGTCTCGGACATGCTGCTGTCCGGCTGCATGGGGACAGCGCTGCTGGCTTTTTTCGTCGGCTATGCCCAGCCTGAGCGGCCCCAGGTCCAGCGGGGCTGGTTTTTGGCCTTTTATCTGCTGATTGCCCTGGCCGTCCTGACCAAGGGACCGGTGGGCATTGTGCTCCCAGGCCTGATCGTTTTGGCCTTTGTGGCCTACATGGGGACCTGGCGCGTGCTGCGGGAAATGGGCCTGATCTGGGGCTTGCCCCTGGTGCTGGGCCTGGTTTTGCCGTGGTACATCGCGGTGATCGCCGCCAACGGAGAAGCCTACATCGACTCGTTCTTTGGCTATCACAACCTGGAGCGCTTTACGAGCGTGGTCAACAACCACTCCGCGCCCTGGTATTTCTACTTCATCGTGGTGGGCTGGGGCTTTGCGCCATGGTCGATCTTTTTGCCGGTGGCGATCGCCCGTTTGCGCTTCTGGAAACGGTCCCAGTGGGTTTTGCAGCCGCGCCATACCCACCTGGGCATGTTCGCCCTCTTTTGGTTTGCCGGCATTTTTGGCTTCTTCACCATTGCCGTCACCAAGCTGCCTAGCTACGTGCTGCCGCTGATGCCCGCCGCCGCGATTTTGGTGGGGCTGCTGTGGAGCGAGCGCATGATCGCGCCGCCCGTTTCTGCCAGCCGCGACGCCGCTGGGGACTCCGAGCCCGCACCCCAAAGCGGCCACCGCTGGGGCTTTCTGGTCAGCGCCTGGCTGAATATCCTTGTGATGGGTCTGCTGGCTGGGGGCCTGGGCTACGGCCAGACGGTGGTCGATCAAATCAAAGATCCGGCCATGCCAAACTTCCCGATCTTGCTGCAGCGATCGGGTTTGGTCACCCTGGGCTGCGGTCTGTGGGCGATCGCCGCCTTGGTGGGGATTTTCTTGCTCTGGCGGCGCCAGGGCCGCTGGCTCTGGAGCGTCAACCTCGCGGGGCTGGTGCTGTTTATCCTGCTGGTGCTGCTGCCCGTCGCCACGCTGTTTGACACCGAGCGTCAGCAGCCCCTGCGTCAGCTCTCCGAGACCGTGGTGCAGCTGCGCCAGCCCAACGAAGAGCTCGTCATGGTGGGCTTCAAGAAACCCAGCGTGGTGTTCTACACCCGTAGCCCAGTCAAGTACTTTGCCCGCACTCAGTCGGCCCTAGAGTACCTTGCTCAGACCGCCGCACCCCCTGGCAGCTCCGACACTGTACTGGTGCTGGCCTATCCCGAGCGGATGCGCCAGCTCGGTCTCCGGGTAGGTGACTACCAAGAGCTCGATCGCGCGGGTGCCTACCAGCTCGGCCGCGTCCCCAAAAGCCGCTTTCGCAGCTAG
- a CDS encoding amidohydrolase, with amino-acid sequence MNFTIQNALIPVETGYETVDVHITAGRIGAIAPHLDPQGTLIDGTHKLLLPGFVNAHTHSSEMWQRGIIPSVPLELWIAELYEFAPLDPEHMYLSALGTAVETLLSGGTCVVDHVVPIPGKEIESVAAVAQAYQEVGIRAFVGPLIQDQVAGAGMPAGSSPSDIGRCLRSTRETLEILEQIAQRFHEPDAGVSIMTAPTGIQLCSDRLFEGCVELSDRYQLCRHSHLLETKAQKLLAQEKYGCSAVQHLKEIGYLGPQTSLAHCVWLEDAEIDILAATQSTVVHNPLSNLRLGSGIAPLLTYRQRGVNVAFGCDGSASNDAQDLLEAIKIGSILHNITDFDYRQWITPRQAVEMASLGGAKGLASGDRFGSLTVGKDADLVLYDLTSLSLLPRTDPIGLLILGRPTNAISHSWVRGRPVIADGQITTTDVAHLRQRLFELSSWIPQRQSKTVQAIEARYRSVMGLPD; translated from the coding sequence GTGAACTTTACGATTCAGAACGCGCTTATTCCGGTTGAGACAGGGTATGAAACCGTTGATGTTCATATCACCGCGGGCCGCATTGGCGCGATCGCCCCGCACCTCGACCCCCAGGGCACCCTCATCGACGGCACTCACAAGCTGCTGCTGCCGGGCTTTGTCAACGCCCACACCCACTCCTCCGAAATGTGGCAGCGCGGCATCATCCCCTCGGTGCCGCTGGAGCTGTGGATCGCCGAACTCTACGAATTCGCGCCCCTCGATCCCGAGCATATGTACCTGAGCGCTCTGGGAACCGCCGTCGAAACGCTGCTCTCTGGGGGCACCTGCGTCGTCGATCACGTGGTGCCGATCCCTGGCAAAGAAATCGAGAGCGTGGCGGCGGTGGCCCAAGCCTATCAAGAAGTCGGTATTCGCGCCTTCGTCGGCCCCCTGATCCAAGACCAAGTGGCGGGTGCTGGTATGCCTGCGGGCAGCAGCCCCAGCGACATTGGCCGCTGTCTGCGATCGACCCGCGAGACCCTAGAAATCCTGGAGCAAATAGCCCAGCGGTTCCATGAACCCGACGCGGGCGTGAGCATCATGACAGCGCCCACAGGGATTCAGCTGTGCTCCGATCGCCTCTTTGAGGGCTGTGTGGAACTGAGCGATCGCTACCAGCTGTGCCGCCACTCCCACCTCCTGGAAACCAAAGCCCAAAAGCTCCTCGCCCAAGAAAAATACGGCTGTAGCGCCGTGCAGCATCTCAAAGAAATCGGCTATCTAGGCCCCCAGACCTCCCTGGCTCACTGCGTGTGGCTGGAGGACGCCGAAATCGACATCCTCGCGGCCACCCAGTCCACCGTGGTGCACAATCCCCTCAGCAACCTGCGCCTGGGCAGCGGGATTGCGCCCCTGCTGACCTATCGACAGCGCGGGGTGAACGTGGCCTTTGGCTGCGACGGGTCCGCCAGCAATGACGCTCAGGATCTGCTAGAGGCGATCAAAATCGGCTCGATTTTGCACAACATCACTGACTTTGACTATCGCCAGTGGATCACGCCCCGTCAGGCAGTCGAAATGGCCTCCCTGGGCGGCGCCAAGGGCCTCGCCTCGGGCGATCGCTTTGGCTCCCTCACGGTGGGCAAAGACGCCGATCTCGTGCTCTACGACCTCACCAGCCTGTCGCTGCTGCCCCGCACGGACCCCATTGGGCTGCTGATCCTGGGCCGCCCAACCAATGCGATCAGCCATAGCTGGGTGCGCGGCCGCCCCGTGATCGCCGACGGCCAGATCACCACGACCGATGTTGCTCACCTGCGCCAGCGCCTGTTCGAGCTGTCGAGCTGGATTCCCCAGCGCCAATCCAAGACGGTCCAGGCCATTGAGGCCCGCTACCGCAGCGTGATGGGCCTGCCGGACTAG
- a CDS encoding YbhB/YbcL family Raf kinase inhibitor-like protein: protein MGLKGQFARWVSVLGLAGLVACSGLTSTDIATDIVGEATPMNLESTAFAAGSEIPSRYTCDGDNRSPALTWEAPPEGTGSLALVVEDPDAPGGTFVHWLVYNLPPETRSLPEGVTPDSRLANGALQGKNDFGKVGYGGPCPPRGTHRYFFKLYALGSPLNLPPAALKGEVLKAMQGKVLGQADLMGRYTRQR from the coding sequence ATGGGACTCAAGGGGCAGTTTGCGCGCTGGGTCAGCGTGCTCGGCCTAGCGGGATTGGTGGCCTGTAGCGGCCTGACTTCAACCGATATTGCAACCGATATTGTGGGGGAGGCAACCCCAATGAACCTCGAAAGTACTGCTTTTGCAGCGGGCAGCGAAATCCCGTCGCGCTACACCTGCGATGGCGACAACCGATCGCCTGCCCTGACTTGGGAAGCGCCGCCCGAAGGCACCGGGAGCTTGGCGCTGGTGGTTGAAGATCCCGATGCCCCTGGAGGGACCTTTGTGCACTGGCTGGTGTACAACCTGCCCCCCGAGACGCGATCGCTGCCCGAAGGGGTGACGCCCGACAGCCGCTTGGCCAATGGTGCGCTCCAGGGCAAGAATGACTTTGGCAAAGTCGGCTACGGGGGGCCGTGCCCGCCTCGGGGCACGCACCGCTATTTCTTCAAGCTCTATGCTCTCGGTTCGCCCCTCAATTTGCCGCCAGCAGCGCTCAAAGGCGAAGTGCTCAAAGCGATGCAGGGCAAGGTCTTGGGCCAAGCAGACTTGATGGGGCGCTACACGCGCCAGCGCTAG
- a CDS encoding GNAT family N-acetyltransferase — protein MSANFLIRPAVSTDTGAIFGLIRDLADYERLLPEMVGTEADLERHLFGDRPYAEVLVAEVRHQLVGFALFFPTYSTFLTRPGLHLEDLFVRSDYRGQGIGKALIQGVAQVARDRGYGRLEWNVLDWNAPAIEFYQRIGATLLPDWRICRVTDPALSTLAP, from the coding sequence ATGTCTGCAAATTTTCTGATACGTCCGGCTGTCTCGACGGATACAGGGGCAATTTTCGGACTCATTCGGGACTTGGCAGACTACGAGCGCCTGCTCCCAGAAATGGTGGGGACTGAGGCGGACTTGGAGCGCCACTTGTTTGGCGATCGCCCCTATGCCGAAGTGCTAGTGGCTGAAGTCCGTCACCAGCTGGTGGGCTTCGCCCTCTTTTTTCCAACCTATTCCACGTTCCTGACTCGTCCCGGTTTGCATCTTGAGGACCTCTTTGTGCGCTCGGACTATCGCGGTCAAGGGATAGGCAAAGCGCTGATCCAGGGGGTCGCCCAGGTGGCCCGCGATCGCGGTTATGGCCGCCTAGAGTGGAATGTTCTCGACTGGAACGCACCGGCCATTGAGTTTTATCAGCGGATCGGGGCAACTTTGCTACCCGATTGGCGAATTTGTCGGGTCACTGATCCGGCTTTGAGTACTTTGGCCCCGTAA
- a CDS encoding RNA polymerase sigma factor, RpoD/SigA family, with translation MDTDTTLRHPPTEDAPSTFEDRLTEDHLTEESAMTSLAPSTRTSSYRKDASDDAVGAFFKEMARYPLLKPDEEVELARHIQQLNEIEELRAQFEEEHGRRPNKAELADALGLTERQLEQRLHRSQVAKRKMIRSNLRLVVSIAKRYLNRGVPFLDLIQEGAMGLNRATEKFDPDKGYKFSTYAYWWIRQGITRTIANDARTIRLPIHIVEKLNKLKKAQRELRRDLKRPPTEAELATVLEITEEQLQQLLQVRRQSLSLNVRVGREEDTELVDLLEDNNSRSPEAQMSERMMRQEIAEVLSEVLTEREKEIVCLRYGIETGETHTLEEVGNIFNLSRERVRQIQTRAMRKLRRPQVARRLQGWLK, from the coding sequence ATGGACACTGACACAACGCTTCGCCATCCCCCAACCGAAGACGCTCCTAGCACTTTTGAAGACCGTTTAACCGAAGACCATTTGACCGAGGAGTCAGCCATGACCTCCCTTGCCCCCAGCACCCGCACCAGCAGCTATCGCAAAGATGCCTCCGACGACGCCGTCGGCGCCTTCTTCAAGGAGATGGCTCGCTACCCCCTCTTGAAGCCAGACGAAGAAGTCGAGCTGGCGCGCCACATTCAGCAGCTCAACGAGATCGAGGAGCTGCGAGCTCAATTTGAAGAAGAGCACGGCCGCCGCCCCAACAAGGCAGAACTCGCCGACGCGCTGGGCCTGACCGAGCGCCAGCTAGAGCAGCGGCTGCACCGCAGCCAGGTCGCCAAGCGCAAAATGATCCGCTCGAACCTGCGGCTGGTGGTCTCCATCGCCAAGCGCTACCTCAATCGGGGGGTGCCGTTTCTAGATCTGATTCAAGAAGGAGCCATGGGCCTCAACCGGGCCACGGAGAAGTTTGACCCCGACAAGGGCTACAAATTTTCGACCTACGCCTACTGGTGGATTCGTCAGGGCATTACCCGCACCATCGCCAACGATGCCCGCACGATCCGGCTACCGATCCACATCGTCGAGAAGCTCAACAAGCTCAAGAAGGCCCAGCGAGAGCTGCGCCGCGACCTCAAGCGCCCGCCGACGGAGGCGGAGCTGGCAACGGTCCTAGAAATCACGGAAGAGCAGCTCCAGCAGCTGTTGCAGGTGCGCCGCCAGTCCCTGTCGCTGAACGTGCGGGTGGGCCGCGAAGAGGATACGGAGCTCGTAGATCTACTGGAGGACAACAATTCGCGATCGCCCGAAGCCCAGATGAGCGAGCGCATGATGCGCCAGGAAATCGCTGAGGTGCTCAGCGAGGTCCTCACGGAGCGCGAAAAAGAGATTGTGTGCCTGCGCTACGGCATTGAGACCGGCGAAACCCATACGCTGGAGGAGGTCGGCAACATTTTCAATTTGTCCCGAGAGCGGGTCCGCCAGATCCAGACTCGAGCGATGCGCAAACTGCGGCGGCCTCAGGTCGCCCGACGCTTGCAGGGCTGGCTGAAATAG
- a CDS encoding TrkA family potassium uptake protein, whose protein sequence is MAALTFIFCEICVNAEPSFSSPSAIEQRYRRLQAELIGGVVALVGVFVAGTLWYWLVEGWPWTDAAYMTMITLATVGYGEIHPLGDRGRLFTMTLILLGVISIGYIVNRFTEALIQGYFQERIRLQQRRRLMDTLANHYIICGFGRTGRQVALEFAVEGITFVVVDLDGALLQTAQDLGYPALQGDATLDETLLRVGIDRAACIVAALPSDAENLYTVLSAKTLNPKIRAIARASTEEAVKKMRRGGADVVISPYITGGKRMAAAAIRPEVMDFLDGTLTGGDRAYYLEEFLIDPETCPLVGLSLRDARLRSQSGALVLAIRRSEGALTVGPTADTQLLPRDVIICLGTAEQLRSLNQILSPRQGKKLRLPRSSSS, encoded by the coding sequence ATGGCAGCACTCACTTTTATCTTCTGCGAGATCTGTGTGAACGCAGAGCCGTCTTTTTCGTCTCCTTCGGCTATTGAGCAGCGCTATAGGCGACTCCAAGCAGAACTCATTGGCGGTGTGGTGGCCTTGGTGGGCGTGTTTGTGGCCGGGACGCTGTGGTATTGGCTGGTAGAGGGCTGGCCCTGGACCGACGCTGCCTACATGACCATGATCACCCTGGCGACGGTGGGCTACGGCGAGATCCATCCTCTGGGCGATCGCGGTCGATTGTTTACGATGACGCTTATTTTGCTGGGCGTGATTAGCATCGGCTACATCGTCAACCGATTTACAGAGGCTCTGATCCAGGGCTACTTTCAGGAAAGAATTCGACTGCAACAGCGACGGCGGCTGATGGACACCCTAGCCAATCACTACATTATTTGCGGGTTCGGTCGGACCGGCCGGCAGGTAGCTCTAGAGTTCGCGGTCGAGGGAATCACCTTTGTGGTGGTAGACCTCGATGGGGCGCTGCTGCAAACAGCCCAAGACCTGGGATATCCGGCGCTCCAGGGAGACGCGACGCTGGATGAAACCCTGTTGCGGGTCGGGATCGACCGGGCTGCGTGCATCGTGGCGGCGCTGCCGTCCGACGCCGAGAATCTGTACACGGTGCTCTCTGCCAAGACCCTCAATCCCAAAATTCGCGCGATCGCCCGCGCCAGCACCGAGGAAGCCGTGAAGAAAATGCGGCGAGGCGGGGCTGATGTGGTGATCTCGCCCTACATCACGGGCGGAAAACGCATGGCAGCGGCGGCGATCCGGCCCGAAGTGATGGACTTTTTGGACGGGACGCTGACGGGAGGCGATCGCGCCTACTACCTAGAAGAATTCTTGATCGATCCGGAGACCTGCCCCTTGGTTGGTCTCTCCCTGCGGGACGCGCGCCTGCGATCGCAGTCCGGCGCCCTGGTGCTGGCCATTCGGCGCTCTGAGGGCGCCCTCACCGTGGGGCCGACCGCAGACACCCAGCTATTGCCGCGCGATGTCATCATTTGCCTGGGCACCGCTGAGCAGCTCCGCAGCCTCAACCAAATCCTCAGCCCGAGGCAGGGAAAAAAACTGCGCCTGCCTCGTTCGAGTTCGAGCTAA